AGGCACCTTTCACAAGCCGGACCATGATTTTGCGATCATACCGTTGAGCCATATCGTAAAGAAAATCGACCACAAAGCTGGCACGTTTGCTGTAGGCTTGCACAACCACACCAAACCCATCCCATCCCCTAAGAGCCGGATTTTGTAAAACGGCTTCGATTACATCAAGCGACAAGCTGAGGCGATCGGATTCTTCTGCATCGATTGTAAGAGCCATGTTGGCTGATTTCGCCAGTTGAGCTAAAGCATCTAACCGCGGTACTAATTCGTTCATAACGCGATCGCGTTGGGTTATTTCATATCGCGGATGAAGCGCAGACAGCTTTACTGAGACGCCAGGGTTTTTTCGAATATCTCCATTCACACAGTCGTATGCGATGGATGCGATTGCGTGGGAATAGGTCAAATGATACCGAGTAGCGTCTTCGTTTGTATATGCGGCCTCACCGAGCATATCATAAGAATATGTATAGCCCTTTTCTTGCACGGGTTTGGCACGCTTCATTGCCGCTGTTATGGTTTCCCCCAGTACAAATTGACGGCCCATTTCTTTAATCGCGCGTCCAACAGCCGCGCGGACCACGGGTTCACCCATGCGTTTTAGTAAGCCGCGCAGTTGGCCTACGATACTTGTTTGATCATCCGTAAGAACTTTTCCCGTTAGCATTAGAGCCCAAGTTGAGGCATTGACCAACGGCGATGTTGAGTGCCCCATATGTTTGCTCCAATTAGATGGCGCAATTTTATCTTCAATCAAACTATCAATGGTTGCTGCGTCAGGGACGCGTAGTAAAGCCTCTGCAAGGCACATCAGGGCAACGCCTTCTTTGGTCGAAAGTCCATATTCGGCGAGAAAAACTTCCATTAAGCCCGGTTGGTCAAAGGCTCTTATTTGCTTCACCAACTGGATTGCTAGGTCACTGATCCTATCACGTATGCTTGTATCTAAGTTGGCTACACCAATAAGGTGATTGAGTACTGCCTGTTCAGGGGCATAGCTGTGGGCATCAACCAACTGACGTGGGTTTTGCGAATTAAAATCGGTCATAATCTACTCCGTCTATAAGACTGGTATAATGCTATTTAAACGGGAATTTAGTCTTGAATATGCTTATTTAATGTGTAATTAGGCTTAAATGTATCAAATCGATAGTGAAAATGATCACACAGCAGAAGACCGGTTTGATCGTGCGATCCTGACAGCCCTGGCTGAAGACGGCCGTATGACTGTAACAGATTTAGCCAAGCGGATCGGTCTTTCCAAGTCGCCAACCCAAGCGCGGCTAAAACGGCTTGAGAATAAAGGCGTCATTTTGGGATATAGGGCGTTGATTGATCCCATTCGGATGGGACTAGACCATGTCGCCTTTGTTGAGGTGCGACTAACAGATACTAGAGAAAAGGCTCTAGATGCGTTTAATCAAGCCGTTGCGCGTATTCCTGAAATAGAGCAAGCACATTTAATTGCTGGAAATTTTGACTATCTAATGAAAATCCGTACCAAGAGTATGAAAGATTATCGCCGGGTTTTAGCCGAAAAGATATCAACCTTGCCTCATGTTGCGAGTACTTCGACTTATGTGGCGATGCAGGCGGTTAAAGAAAACGGTTATTTGGACTTGACATAGAGCAAGTAGTTTCTTCGCTCAAGGCGCTAGATAATTGTTGCACTGTGTATTTTTTGCAAGCTTTTAATTTAAACCTAGTTAGCTAAGTTGCAAAATTCGTGTATTAGACGCCTTTACACTTCTGCCAATCTTAGTATGTTCTCGCCACCTGGCCCACGTGGTGGAATGGTAGACACAAGAGACTTAAAATCTCTGGGCTTAGTAGGCCGTGCCGGTTCGAGTCCGGCCGTGGGTACCAGGTTTTGTCTAATTTTCCCTATAAACTAAAGCATACAAGGGTTAGCCTTACAAAAAGGGAACTCAAATTGGGTCAAAAAGGAACTCAATAGGGTCAAAAACAGGCGAACTACCATGCAAGAAGATGACGATGATTTCGGTGTAACCAGCGAGGGCACTGAGATTCTAAATCTACCCCTATATACCGAGCGCAAAGCAGATGGCATCTATTGCTACCGCAGAAGAGTGCCAAAGGCCTTACGTGGCCGGCTTGGTAAAGGATACCTTTACCGCAACCTTGGGCGGACCAAACAAGAGGTTGTTGGCTCAATACCAGCGAAGGGTGCGTGAACTTAATACACGCTGCGCGCGGCCTGGATAGTCGGTGACAATGCTGTCCACCCCTGCATCTATGACCCGCTCCATATCTTCTGTCTCATTGACCGTCCAAGTGGATACAAGCAAACCGAGTTCATGAGCCTCTTTGACAAGATCTGATGTCACATCTTTGAAATATGGACACCACATTTGCCCTCCTTGATCGGCAATGGCTTGTGGTATTGATTTATCAAATGACGAAAAATCAGGGGTAACGGCTTCGGGAGAGTTTTCCAAGGGGTCGTTAGCGTTTTCAGGCATCTGAGATAGATAAGAGCGCGGCATTTCTGGGGCAAGGCGACGGCACTCCTCTAAGATGTCCCAGTCAAAGCTATGTAAAACAGTTCGGTTGGAAAGATCTCTTTGGCGAATTTCTCCGATCACCTTTTCAACTATATCAGTCGTTCTGGAAGAGGGGTCAGACTTAATTTCTAGCAAAAAATATAGACCCTGACCCTTTGGTGAAGTGGCAATTTCGAGTAATTCAGACAATTGTGGTATACGAATGTCTGATAAGAATGCCTGATCAGGAAAACACTTGCCATATGCAGTACGCCCATCCAGTCCCCCAACATCGAAATGTTTCAACTGCGCCAGAGTAAAGTCAGCGACCTTTGGCTCGTCTCCCACCAGCCATTGACCATTGGCATCTCTTGTTGCCGCTCTGGACAGGTGATGGTTATGGGTAATAACCGGCACTGCATCACGCGTAAGCATGACGTCGAATTCTAGCGCAGAAACTCCGATATCCAAGGTGAACTCAAAACCCTGTATCGTGTTCTCGGGCATCAACCCACGGGCTCCACGATGGCCAATCAGGCGCACCACACCAGGCGCGCTGTGGAACCCGTTCAATTGGGGGAAACCGTTCACTTTAAGACCCTTTTACAAGTTTCAGTATCAAATATGTGCATGTTCTTTGCAGATGCAGAAAACGTCATTACCGAGCCAGCATCTGCACTGACATGACCTGGCAAGCTTACAACCACATCAACGTTTGTCTTATCAAGGGTACCATGCATCAATGTGTTTGCACCGAGGTGCTCGAACATTTGAACAACGACCCTGATCGGACCATTTGCGTCAGGTGTGAGGTGCTCTGGACGGAGCCCAAGCGTAACAGATCCATTTGCGTGTGCTCCACCGGGCATTTTTGCGCCATTGCTTAAAGTAATTGTACCGTTCGCACACTCGGCTGGTATGAAATTCATCGAAGGGCTTCCGATAAAGCCAGCAACAAATATCGTTTCGGGGTGGTCATAAAGCTCAATAGGCGTTCCGAATTGCTCTACAACACCGCCATTTAGAACCATAAGCCGATCGCCTAGTGTCATCGCTTCGACTTGATCATGGGTGACATAGATGGATGTGACGTTCAGACGTTTCTGCAATTTGCGGATTTCCAGACGCATTTGTACTCGCAACTTGGCGTCAAGGTTCGAAAGCGGCTCATCAAATAGGAAGACCTGCGGTTTCCGAACAATTGCGCGGCCCATTGCGACCCTCTGCCTTTGTCCACCAGATAGCTGTCTAGGTTTTCGATCTAGGTACTGGCTTATGCCCAATATCTCGGCGGCCTCATTAACGCGCTGCTCAATTTCGTCTTTAGGAATTTTGCGGATTTTCAATCCATAGGCCATATTTTGGCGCACTGACATATGCGGATAAAGAGCATAGTTTTGAAACACCATTGCAATATCGCGGTCTGCTGGTTCGAGATTGTTCACCACCTTTCCGCCAATGCTTATTTCACCTGCCGTAATTTTCTCAAGCCCGGCGATCATCCGCAATAGTGTGGATTTTCCACAGCCAGACGGGCCAACGATGACGATGAGTTCACCCTCCGTGATTTCCCCTTTGACATGATGAAGTACTTCGACTTCGCCATAGCTTTTCACAAGGTTTTCCAAAATAATGGCTGCCATATCAACTTATCCGTTATTTATCCGTTTCGGTAAGGCCCTGCACAAAGAGCCGTTGCATAGCGATGACCACAAAAACGGGTGGTATCATCGCCAGAAGTGCAGTCATCATGATGATGTTCCATTGCGGTGATTGTTCAGCTGCTTGCAGCATTTGTTTAATGCTCATTACGATTGTCGTCATGTCACTGTCAGTGGTGATCAGCAGTGGCCAAAGATATTGATTCCAACCGTAAATGAATAGAATAACGAAGAGTGCTGCGATATTGGTGCGGCTTAGCGGGATCAAAATATCCCAAAAGAACCGTAGGGGACCAGCACCATCGATACGGGCGCTTTCCAACATCTCATCAGGTATTGTTAGAAAAACCTGACGAAACATAAATGTGGCAGTGGCCGAGGCAATCAGAGGTATTGAAAGACCCCAATAGCTGTTGAGCAATCCAAGATTTGCGACAACTTCAAAGGTTGGCAGTATCCGAACTTCGACCGGCAACATGAGGGTGATGAATATTAGCCAAAAGAAACCCATGCGAAACGGGAATTTGAAGTACACGATGGCAAATGCCGACAGCAATGAAATCGTGATTTTCCCGATGGCAATCATCATTGCCATGGTAAGCGAGTTTGCCAACATACGCCACACCGGCACTGTTTCGGTTCCCGAAAGTCCACTTCCAAATAGTGTTTGAACGAAATTTTCCCAGAAATAGCTTCCTGGCAAGATCGGGATCGGCGCCTGTGTCATACGGATGGGATCATGAGTTGCCGCCACAAAGGTGATCCAAATCGGCAGCGCTACGATCGCAATCCCAAAGAGCAGAACCAGGTGGCTAATTACATTGAGTAGAGGACGGTTCTCGATCATCAGTACTCGACCTTTCTTTCGATATAGCGGAATTGGACCACGGTCATGATGATGACAAGGATCATAAGAATGACAGATTGCGCGGCTGATCCACCAAGGTCGAGGCCGACAAAGCCATCGTTATAGACCTTATACACAAGAATAGTGGTTGCGTTGGCTGGACCGCCCTGTGTGACCGCATGAATGATGCCGAACGTATCAAAGAAGGCATAGACTGCGTTAATCACCAATAAGAAAAAGGTGGTTGGGGAAATCATCGGAAAAATATGATCAAAGAACCGACGTATGGGCCCCGCGCCATCCATCGCCGCCGCTTCAATCAGCGACCGCGGGATCGATTGCATCGCGGCTAAGTAGAACAGAAAGTTATAGGCAATTTGTTTCCACGCAGCAGCGAAGATCACCAGCATCATGGCCTGCGAGCCATTAAGATAATGGTTCCAATCGATGCCGATAAATTCCAATAGGTATGGGAAAATTCCAAGCGTAGGGTTGAACATGAAAACCCAAAGTGCACCCGCCAGAACCGGCGCGACCGCATAGGGCCAGATCAGCAATGTTCTGTAAGTTGTCGCACCTTTGATCACCCGATCGGCAAAACCCGCAAGAATAAGGGCCGCTGACATTGATAGCAGTGCTACGCAAATCGAGAAAAAGATTGTGCGGCCAAAGCTATCAAGATATTGCTCATCGGTTGCCAAATAAACAAAGTTTTCGAACCAAACGAATTCAGTTGAAATACCAAATGCATCTTCGATGAGAAAAGACTGATATACGGCCTGACCAGCAGGCCAGATAAAGAACACAAGTGTAATGATAACCTGCGGTGCCACTAAAATGTATGGTAAAAGAGACGTCGGAAAATGAACGCGCTTTAGCATTTAGACATCCCTTTAGATTTTAAAAGCAGTTTTATACCGGCGGCCCTGGCAAGAGCCGCCGGCAGTTGATATTATTTTGCTGAGCGTTCGAATTTGCGCAACAGTTTATTTCCGCGCTCAACCGCTTTATCTAAGGCAGCCTGAGCAGATTGGTCACCTGCCCATAGTGCTTCCAGTTCTTCGTTGATCACGTCTCGGATCTGAACAAAGTTACCAAAGCGCAATCCACGAGAATTTGGAGTGGGCATGTTTAAGCTCAACTGCTTGATCGCAGTGTCTGTACCAGGATTTGCTTCATAAAACCCTTGGCTCTCAGACAGGTCTGCCGCAGCGGTGGTAATCGGCACATAGCCGGTTTCCTGATGCCACCAAGCTTGCACTTCAGCCGAAGACATATAGGTCAGGAACTGAGACAGGCCGCGATATTCATCAGCTTCATGGCCTTGAAGCGCCCAAAGAGTGGCTCCACCGATGATTGAGTTCTGCGGTGCGTCAGCCACACCTGTATCCAGTGGGAGCATGGTCTGACCAAACTCAAACTTTGCCTGCGATACAATCGAGCCGTAGTAGGCCGACGAATTCATCCACATGCCGCACTCACCGTTTGTAAACAACGGCAGAGAGTCGCCCCGGCGACCGCCATAAACGAATAGTTTATCGTCTTGCATGTCTGCGATATCCTGCAAACGGCTAGCAACGTGATCATTATTGAAGGTCATTTCAGTGTCGAACCCTCTAAAGCCGTTTTCTTGGGTGCCTATCTCAAGATCATGCCATGATGAGAAGTTTTCGATCATCACCCAGCTCTGCCAGCCAAATGAGAACCCGCAATCCATGCCATTGTCCACCAAAGCCTGAGCTGTGGTACGCATTTCGTCCCACGTTGTCGGCACCGAGGCACCTGCGGCTTTTAACGCGTCGGCGTTGTACCACAGAACTGGAGTCGAGCTATTGAAAGGCATGGACAAAAGCTGACCTTCAGGTGTTTGATAGTAGGAAACAACAGCCGGTAGATAGGCTGAGCCGTCAAATGGTTCGCCAGAATCTGCCATCATCTGCTCAACTGGATAAATTGCGCCTTTGGCAGCCATCATTGTGGCTGTACCCACTTCAAAGACCTGCACCAGATGCGGCTGCTCGCCTGCGCGGAACGCCGCGATCGCTGCGGTCATAGTTTCGGTGTAGTTGCCCTTATAGGTGGGCACGACCTTATAGGCGCTTTGCGATGCGTTAAAGTCATCGGCAATTTTATTAACTCTTTCGCCATTGGTGCCGCCCATCGCGTGCCACCAATGAACCTCGGTTTCCGCAGCAACGGCTCCTGCCATCATAGCAAGCGCTACGGTTCCTGCAAACATCTTGTTTGGAATCTTCATTTCTCTCTCCCTGCGTAAATGTCAACTTCACATCACCTAGAGTTTGTGAAAATAAAAAATAATGCAAGTTAATTTTTTAATTTAATTTTATAACATTTTATTATATTAATGTCATATGTGTAAAGAGTTTTTAGAAATGACCGCCACCTAATAAAACTGAAAATATGGAGTTAAGCCATTGAAATTTAAGATAAGACAACTCGAAGCTTTTCGCGCGGTTGCAGAAACTGGCAGCATAACAAAGGCCGCCAAACAGTTAGAGGTATCACAACCAGCGGTGAGCCGGCTCGTCGCTGATTTCTCAAATTCAGTCGGGTTCGAGCTCTTTAAACGGCGGCATGGAATTTTAGAACCCACCAGCGATTCGCGCTATCTGCTTGCAGAGGTTAGGCGGGTTATTGACAGTTTGGATCACCTCGAAGATTTGCGCCGCGACCTAACAGAACGCACCGTAGGACATATCCGGATCGCCTGTTTGCCGGGGTTTGCCACCAGTCATTTGCCGGGGGTACTTGTCAGGTTTCTCAAAGACCGGTCGGGTGTGACCGTGTCGCTTGAGCCCGACCGGCCAGAGCGCATAATGGAGTGGATCATAGGGGAGCAATATGACTGCGGCATTACCGATGGCTTTCCAGGTCATCCAGCCACGATTAGCCAAGACTTGTATGTCAAGTCGGCCTGTATTTTACCGAAAGGTCATCCGCTTGCGGGGAAAGACGAAATTACGCCCTCTGATCTGATGCATGAGCGACTTATTCACACACGGCGTGATAGCCGGTTTTTCCAAGACCTCGCGCGCGCCTTTGGTGAGAATGGCGTTCAAATAAACAGCTTTGTGGAAGTCAGGCAATTCACCACCGCGTGCACGATGGTAAGCGAAGGCATGGGGGCATCCGTGGTCAGTGAATTGGATGCAGAAGCGTTCCGTTCAACAGGGATTGTTATCCGCCCCTTTACGCCCCATATTTCGCATCGGCTGTCAATTTTACAACCTGCCTCTGGCCCAAGTTCCCCTGTAGTCTTGGATTTTGTGGATGCCTTTATCGAAAGCCTACAGCCGTTCTTGGTAAAAGACTAAGAACTGCATCAAAGTTAAGGTTTTTAAAATTGCATTCACCGCGCAAAGGATTGCTTTAAAAATTTAACCTAAAATAAGTAATTCATAATCATCAATTACGTTTCAGTTTAATTGCCACTAGACGAATAACTTTAAGAGACATTCTAAAAGGAAAAAGGAACTCAAAAATCTACGAAAAGGCATTCACATATCTGACTCGATATCAAAATAACCACATAAAAACAATGTGGTATGATTCATGTTTGTTCCGGCCGTGGGTATCAGGTTTAGGCTGACTTAAGCAATCTACTGATAGATCACCTACTGATAACATTCTCATAAATAGCATTTCCTTAGTATTGGGCTGGAGAGAGTGTTGACCAGATTACTGACCAAAAAAGTCCCTTATACGTTTAACCGTGCTGGGTATTACTACTTCTCAAGACGAGTACTCGGTGACCTTTTGAGCCATTATTCCTATTCCCGTATTGTTCAGGGGCTTAGGACGAGTTCTGCTCAGACTGCTAAATCAAGGGCTTTGGTGGCTGCGGCTAAATTGGATGAATACTGGTCTCACCACAGAATGACCGACCCTGATCTTATTGGGCGTAGTTTGTTAAAGCCGGGATATGGTTCATTTGCCCGAAATACTCAGCTTGATGTGTCTATTGGTTCTGAGCAGCCTATTACGCTCGCTGAGGCCTTAGAAACCTACGCCACGCAGAAGGGTGCTGGTAATCTAAGACCTTCAAAGCCGCCGCCCAAAGAGCCTGTACTTATCTGGTAGATGCCTGTGGAGCTAAAGGATACGCTCTATCGGCAGCTGGGGGAGAGCTACTCAGAGGCGATGAACGCCCTTCCCAAAGTACACTTGGAAATAGAGCAGCTGTTTGCAGCACAAGAAACCATGCCCGCCAATGAAAGAGCACTGGCATTCATCTTCGCTCCTTAATAGCTGTGATGAACCAGAAATCCTCCTTTGCTTAAACCCCTAAATCTTTCCGGTAGGCGCTGAGGTCAGACAGAAAAGTCCGCCTTGTCGAAAAAACATTGGCAGACACGTACGGTTTCTGAAATCCAACCTCTAACAGCGCCCCGCGACCTTGCTTTGGTAACCATCTAGCTTTTGTAGTAAACTAAGTCCCGTCGGCACATCCAATCGAGCGCAAAACTCGTTCCAAACTGTACCAAACGGCAGGTCTTTGATCTCTTCCGTCATCATGAAACGCGTGGTGAAGTCTAAATTGTTCTCGGCCGATTTCAAATGCTCAAGAGGAAGAAGAAACGCCCTCAGGAGTGCCTTTTGCATGTTGCGGGTCCCGATTACCCAAGCGGCCGTTCTGCTGATTGTTGCATCGAAAAAATCCAAGCCTATATGTGTGCGATCAAGTAGGTTCGACGTAACCAACTCTTGCGCCATCATCAGGATATCATCACTTTGCAGGATCACGTGATCGCTGTCCCATCGCATCGGACGGGACACGTGCAGCAAAAGTTCGTCCACGGAAAGAGCGACAGCACTTAATTTGTCAGCGATGTTCTCGGTCGGATGAAAATGCCCCATGTCGAGGCACAAAACAGTTCCTTTCCGGATCGCGTAGCCCATGTAAAACTCGTGGCTGCCGATGGTCATCGCCTCAACACCGATACCAAAGAGTTTACACTCAACAGCATCCAGCATCTTCGACTTGTCCAGATTGTGGGTGAGCATTTCATCTAGAGAAGCCTCAAGGCGCTGGCGTGGGCTGATGCGGTCAATCGGATAGTCTTTGTAACCATCCGGCACCCAGACGTTGTTAACGCAGGCTGAGCCAAGTGTTTCTCCCATCTTTGCGGCAATCTCTCGGGTGCGCTTGCCGTGTTCGATCCAGAAGTCTCGGATACCCTTGTCTGGGTGGCTGAGCGTCAGATTGTCGTCGGCTTTAGCATGAGCAAAGAAGGTTGGGTTGAAGTCTAGCCCGAGGCCTTGTGACGAGGCCCAATCTACCCAAGCAGCAAAGTGTTTATATTCGATTTCGTCTCGGTCTGGTGTTTCATCTGTATCCATATACATGGCATGAAGATTCAGGCGGTGGTTGCCCGGGATCATCGAATAGGAAAACTCAAGATCAGCCCGTAGCTCGTCTGGTGTGCGGGCGCGTCCAGGATGGTTGCCGGTTGCCTGAATACCGCCTCCGGAGGTGCCTTTTTGCTGTTCAAAGCCTACAACGTCATCGCCTTGCCAGCAGTGCATTGAGATGGGAATGGTTTTTAGTCGCGCGATTGCTGCTTCCGTATCAACGCCCCAGTCTGCAAATTGCACTTTAGCGCTTTCATAGTTGCTCATGATAGCTCCTCCCTTTTGGCCGATCAGCGTGTGAAGGCTTGGATGTTGCCCGCATCTACGTTGATAATATTCCCAGTTGACTTAGCTGAGGCGTCAGCTGCGAAGAAATAGCAGGCTTCGGCGATGTCCTCTGGCAGAACCGATCGCTTCAATAAGGAGCGCTGTCGATACATTTCTTCCAAGCCTTGCTTGTCGGTACCGTAGGTGCCTGCGCGCTGTTCTAGCCATTCGCCTTCCCAGATTTTCGAGCCCCGAAGGACTGCATCTGGATTCACGACATTCACGCGGATACCGGTCTCAGCGCCTTCCAGAGCCAGACAGCGGGCGAGGTGGATTTCTGAGGCTTTCGCTGTGCAATAGGCCGAGGCATTCGGGCTTGCGGCCAGACCGTTCTTTGAGCCTACAAAGACAATCGAGCCACCAATGTTTTGCGCGCGCATCACTTTGAAGGCTTCACGGCTAACAAGGAAGTATCCCGTGCTGAGGATATCCATGTTCTTATTCCACAAAGCCAATGTGGTTTCTTCGACAGGTGCAGACGACGCAATGCCTGCATTTGACACTAAAATATCTATACCGCCGTATTCAACAGCCGTTTCGGCGAAGGCCGCAGCCACTGCATTTTCGCTGGTCACGTTCATGCTCACAGTCCGGACTACATCCTTACCATGACGCTTGCTGAGATTATCCGATGTGGCTTTGAGTGCGTCTTCGTTAATGTCTGCCAACATCACGCAAGCACCCTCTGAGAGGTAACGCTCAGCAGTCGCTGAACCAATACCACCGGCGCCTCCGGTTACCAATGCAACACGTCCCGAGAGTGACTTCGGTTTTGGCATACGCTGTAGTTTTGCTTCTTCTAGCAGCCAGTATTCGATATCGAAGGCTTCCTGTTCTGGAAGCCCTACGTATTCGCTGACCGAGGAAGAACCCCGCATCACATTGATAGCGTTGACGTAGAACTCGCCTGAGATGCGAGCAGTGGCTTTGTCTTTGGCAAATGTAATCATGCCAACGCCTGGGATCAGATAGACGACCGCATTGGGGTCACGCAGGGCCGGGCTGTTGTCGTATTTACAGCGATCATAGTAAGCGGCGTAATCATCGCGATAGGCTGCGATCTGCGCGGGCAGATTTTCCAAAACCTCGTCGATATTGTTTTTCGCTGGATCGAAATTGATCACCAGTGGACGGATCTTTGTGCGCAGGAAGTGGTCCGGGCATGAGGTGCCCAAAGCCGCTAAAGGTTCCATGTTTTGGGCATTCACGAATTCCAACACTTCATCACCGTCGTTAAAATTGCCCACCATGTGATGATTGCCTGACACGAAACCGCGAATGGCCGGCATCAGACGCGCAGCAACGGAGCACCGCTCGTTCTTGGAAAGGCTTTCATACTTCGCTCCACCAAAGGCTGGAAGTCCTTCGGTTTTTTCGGCAAGCCACGCGGTAGCCGCATTGATCACCTCAATTGTCATATCATAGGTTTCTTTGGCAGTATCGCCCCAAGTGAATAGGCCATGACTCTCCAAAACAACGCCGTCGGCTTCCGGGTTTTCCAGGCAAAATTGTTCCAGCCAAAGACCCAACTCGTAGCCGGGCTTTTTCCACGGAAGCCAACCTATCTTGTTTCCGAATATTTCCTGTGTCAATTCTTTAGAATTCTTCGAAGCTGCGATTGCGATGATTGCGTCTGCATGCACATGATCAACGTGTTTGCGAGGGACGTAAGCATGCAAGGGCGTGTCAATAGATGCGGCACGGGGATTCAGTTTAAATGTACAGTGGGGAAGGTAACCCACCATCTCATCTTCAAACTCAACCCCACGATAAAGAGACTTCAGCGCCTGCAACTTATTCATATAAAGCGTGGCAAAACCGTCCATCTTGATTGATCCGATATCTCCGCCGGATCCCTTAACCCACAGAACCTCGATATCCTGTCCGGTCAGTGGATCATTCTCCATCACTTTCGCCGAAGTATTGCCGCCGCCGTAATTGGTCACGCGCTTGTCTGAACCGAGGATGTTCGAGCGATAAAGCAGCAGCTCAGCTTCGCTTAGTCCGTTTGCTTCCTTATCGTTCCAACGGTTTTCAAGAAACTGATTTTCTACTGTTTTCGACATGTATACCTCCCAGACGACGCAGCGCGCCCTGCATAAGTCTCTAACGTCAAACTGGTGAGAATGCGTCAAATTGTCAATCATAATTATTCATAATCAATCAATTTATGAGCTTATATGATTGAAAATTATTTAAAATGATTGACATAATAATCGAATCTGCTCAATGTTCACTCAATTGGGAGAGCTAGATGCACGAAAAAGAGCGCCACAAAATAATTCTATCGGCCGTTCAAGATCGACCGGTCGTTATGGTTGTGGAAATCTGCAATCTCACCGGAGCATCCGAGGCGACGGTTCGTCGGGACATCGCAACTCTGCACATGCAAAAGAAGTTACGCCGCGTGCGTGGGGGTGCTGAGGCTATTACTCCGCCGCAATTCGTAGGATTGGCGGGACGTCCGTTTGCAGTTAACAAAACGATGCGGATCAAAGAGAAGCAAGCGATCGCACGAGCGGCTGTTGAACTGTGTGATGACGGTGACTCGATAATCATTAATGGTGGTACAACGACCTTTCAAATGGTTCACCCAATGGCCACACGCCTTTTGCAGGTGTTCACCAACTCGTTTCCGATTGCAGAGCATCTTCTGAAGCATTCGAAAAACACAATCACGCTCTCGGGCGGCACGATCTATCGCGAACAGAACATCATTTTGTCTCCGTTCGATAATGATGTGACACGCAATTTTTATGCGAAGCGCATGTTCATGGGGGCTCAGGGATTAGGACCGCTGGGTCTGATGGAAGCGGACCCGTTGCTGATCCATGCGGAACAAAAGCTCATCGGACAAGCTGATGAGCTTGTTGTTCTGGCAGACAGCTCGAAATTCGAAAACCGTTCAAGTTTGGTGTTATGCCCGCTTGCTCAGATCACCACCATCATCACCGATGAAAGGATTTCGGATAATGCAGCCTCAATGCTTGAGGCCGCTGATGTAAACGTGATCGTTGCCCAATCGGGTATCGGTCAAAATGAGGACGAGGCGGCCTCTTAACGGGCCTCACATAACCAACGTTGTAAATTCTGGGAGGAATAA
The nucleotide sequence above comes from Rhodobacteraceae bacterium Araon29. Encoded proteins:
- a CDS encoding winged helix-turn-helix transcriptional regulator, with translation MYQIDSENDHTAEDRFDRAILTALAEDGRMTVTDLAKRIGLSKSPTQARLKRLENKGVILGYRALIDPIRMGLDHVAFVEVRLTDTREKALDAFNQAVARIPEIEQAHLIAGNFDYLMKIRTKSMKDYRRVLAEKISTLPHVASTSTYVAMQAVKENGYLDLT
- a CDS encoding glycerophosphodiester phosphodiesterase, translating into MNGFPQLNGFHSAPGVVRLIGHRGARGLMPENTIQGFEFTLDIGVSALEFDVMLTRDAVPVITHNHHLSRAATRDANGQWLVGDEPKVADFTLAQLKHFDVGGLDGRTAYGKCFPDQAFLSDIRIPQLSELLEIATSPKGQGLYFLLEIKSDPSSRTTDIVEKVIGEIRQRDLSNRTVLHSFDWDILEECRRLAPEMPRSYLSQMPENANDPLENSPEAVTPDFSSFDKSIPQAIADQGGQMWCPYFKDVTSDLVKEAHELGLLVSTWTVNETEDMERVIDAGVDSIVTDYPGRAQRVLSSRTLRWY
- the ugpC gene encoding sn-glycerol-3-phosphate ABC transporter ATP-binding protein UgpC, with the protein product MAAIILENLVKSYGEVEVLHHVKGEITEGELIVIVGPSGCGKSTLLRMIAGLEKITAGEISIGGKVVNNLEPADRDIAMVFQNYALYPHMSVRQNMAYGLKIRKIPKDEIEQRVNEAAEILGISQYLDRKPRQLSGGQRQRVAMGRAIVRKPQVFLFDEPLSNLDAKLRVQMRLEIRKLQKRLNVTSIYVTHDQVEAMTLGDRLMVLNGGVVEQFGTPIELYDHPETIFVAGFIGSPSMNFIPAECANGTITLSNGAKMPGGAHANGSVTLGLRPEHLTPDANGPIRVVVQMFEHLGANTLMHGTLDKTNVDVVVSLPGHVSADAGSVMTFSASAKNMHIFDTETCKRVLK
- the ugpE gene encoding sn-glycerol-3-phosphate ABC transporter permease UgpE — translated: MIENRPLLNVISHLVLLFGIAIVALPIWITFVAATHDPIRMTQAPIPILPGSYFWENFVQTLFGSGLSGTETVPVWRMLANSLTMAMMIAIGKITISLLSAFAIVYFKFPFRMGFFWLIFITLMLPVEVRILPTFEVVANLGLLNSYWGLSIPLIASATATFMFRQVFLTIPDEMLESARIDGAGPLRFFWDILIPLSRTNIAALFVILFIYGWNQYLWPLLITTDSDMTTIVMSIKQMLQAAEQSPQWNIIMMTALLAMIPPVFVVIAMQRLFVQGLTETDK
- the ugpA gene encoding sn-glycerol-3-phosphate ABC transporter permease UgpA, producing the protein MLKRVHFPTSLLPYILVAPQVIITLVFFIWPAGQAVYQSFLIEDAFGISTEFVWFENFVYLATDEQYLDSFGRTIFFSICVALLSMSAALILAGFADRVIKGATTYRTLLIWPYAVAPVLAGALWVFMFNPTLGIFPYLLEFIGIDWNHYLNGSQAMMLVIFAAAWKQIAYNFLFYLAAMQSIPRSLIEAAAMDGAGPIRRFFDHIFPMISPTTFFLLVINAVYAFFDTFGIIHAVTQGGPANATTILVYKVYNDGFVGLDLGGSAAQSVILMILVIIMTVVQFRYIERKVEY
- the ugpB gene encoding sn-glycerol-3-phosphate ABC transporter substrate-binding protein UgpB gives rise to the protein MKIPNKMFAGTVALAMMAGAVAAETEVHWWHAMGGTNGERVNKIADDFNASQSAYKVVPTYKGNYTETMTAAIAAFRAGEQPHLVQVFEVGTATMMAAKGAIYPVEQMMADSGEPFDGSAYLPAVVSYYQTPEGQLLSMPFNSSTPVLWYNADALKAAGASVPTTWDEMRTTAQALVDNGMDCGFSFGWQSWVMIENFSSWHDLEIGTQENGFRGFDTEMTFNNDHVASRLQDIADMQDDKLFVYGGRRGDSLPLFTNGECGMWMNSSAYYGSIVSQAKFEFGQTMLPLDTGVADAPQNSIIGGATLWALQGHEADEYRGLSQFLTYMSSAEVQAWWHQETGYVPITTAAADLSESQGFYEANPGTDTAIKQLSLNMPTPNSRGLRFGNFVQIRDVINEELEALWAGDQSAQAALDKAVERGNKLLRKFERSAK